One region of Pangasianodon hypophthalmus isolate fPanHyp1 chromosome 15, fPanHyp1.pri, whole genome shotgun sequence genomic DNA includes:
- the barhl1b gene encoding barH-like homeobox 1b, whose product MEASTHGSCSGSGFGIDSLLSHRPGSPVVVVAKGNGGLEGECRSPPEFSAASDAESVCSSPPSPRREEREEDEEREAHEQRRGRALALPSHTHHGPVSAAPQPRTVTSSFLIRDILADCKPLAACAPYSSNGQPTHEASRLASKVADEFIEKIHSNSSSDGEYNKVKEEGDREISSSRDSPQVRLKKPRKARTAFTDHQLAQLERSFERQKYLSVQDRMELAASLNLTDTQVKTWYQNRRTKWKRQTAVGLELLAEAGNYSALQRMFPSPYFYPQGLVSGLDPGAAALSYLCRGAGAPPPAAPAALQRPPLVPRILLHGLQGGHEPPPPLPPLPGVVLPRPTPPR is encoded by the exons ATGGAGGCGTCCACCCACGGCTCGTGCTCCGGCTCCGGCTTTGGCATCGACTCTCTGCTGTCCCACAGACCCGGAAGTCCGGTGGTGGTCGTCGCCAAGGGTAACGGCGGCTTGGAAGGAGAATGCCGGTCTCCGCCGGAGTTCAGCGCCGCGTCGGACGCGGAGAGCGTGTGCTCGAGCCCGCCGTCGCCGAGGCGCGAGGAGCGCGAGGAAGACGAGGAGCGCGAGGCGCACGAGCAGAGGCGAGGCCGCGCGCTCGCGCTGCCGTCCCACACGCACCACGGCCCGGTGTCCGCCGCGCCCCAGCCGCGCACCGTCACCTCCTCCTTCCTGATCAGAGACATCCTGGCCGACTGCAAGCCGCTGGCCGCGTGCGCCCCGTATTCCAGCAACGGGCAACCGACGCACGAGGCGAGCCGGTTAGCGTCTAAAGTGGCGGACGAGTTCATCGAGAAAATCCACAGCAACTCCTCTTCAGATGGAGAATACAACAAAG TGAAGGAAGAAGGAGACAGGGAGATTTCCAGCAGCAGAGACAGCCCGCAGGTGCGACTGAAGAAGCCGCGGAAAGCGCGCACCGCCTTCACCGACCACCAGCTCGCGCAGCTCGAGCGCAGCTTTGAGCGCCAGAAGTACCTGAGCGTGCAGGACCGCATGGAGCTCGCGGCCTCTCTCAACCTCACCGACACGCAGGTGAAGACCTGGTACCAAAACAGGAG GACGAAGTGGAAGAGGCAGACGGCGGTGGGACTGGAACTCTTAGCGGAAGCCGGGAACTACTCGGCCCTACAGAGGATGTTTCCGTCGCCGTATTTCTACCCGCAAGGGCTGGTGTCGGGTCTGGACCCCGGAGCGGCCGCGCTGTCCTACCTGTGCCGGGGCGCCGGAGCTCCTCCCCCCGCTGCTCCTGCGGCTCTGCAGCGGCCGCCGCTCGTACCGCGGATTCTCCTGCACGGGCTGCAGGGCGGACACGAGCCTCCGCCGCCTCTCCCCCCGCTGCCCGGGGTGGTACTGCCCAGACCCACCCCACCACGATGA